The sequence AACTATAAACAGCATAAGAGCAATGGAGAATGCACAAAGCAATAATACTTTACAAACCAAATGGTATCACTATCTTTTAATTTTTTTGGCAGGTGTTTTTCTGACCAATATTCTGCCTCATTTTATTAATGGAATTACCGGTAAATCTTTTCCAACGCCGTTTGCTAACCCTCCCGGCAAGGGACTTTCCTCTCCAACTCTAAATGTTTTGTGGGCCAGTATTAACTTTCTTGTTGGATTTTCTATATTGTTTTTTGTAAAAATCAGGGAACGCAATAAGTTAATCTGGATCGCACTGTTTTTCGGCATTATTTTTATGTCTTTCTATCTCGCGAGTTATTTTGGCTCATTAGCGGTATAAGAATTCAAGCTTTTGTCCATCTGGCATTGCCTGTTAACAGCTTGAGTTTCGAATTGGGTAACGTTCCGCGCAAAAAAAACAAAACCTCTGGTGAGTGAATCATCAGAGGTTTGTATGGTTCGTAATTTCTTATATGTTCTTCGGCTGGTTACTAAATTGTATGATTCAGAGTCAATGTAGGTTCGAACACTGGTTTGGACTTCCAAAGCATAACTTATCAGGCCATTTTTAATCTTTTGAAACTTTTACTGTCTTTCACAGCCCAATCAGCCATCGCCATGAGAACGGGTCCCAATTTTTTACCTGAAGGAGTTAAAGAATAAATTGTGATCGGAGGCATAATCTGCTCTACTTTTTTTACGATCAAATTATCTTCCTGCAATTGCTTTAAGTGTTGCACTAACATCTTCTCGGTAATAGCTGGAATTGTTCTTTTCAGCTCACTATAGCGCTTAGGACTATCTATGAGATAATACAAAATGATTGTTTTCCAGTGTCCACCAATCTTATTCATAACGTAGGTTATAGGGCAAAGTGTTGCAGAAATTCCTTTGTTGTAATTTAGGGTTGAACTCTCTTTTATTTTTGTCATGGTTACTTACTTTGGGGTATGTACTTGTAATTAAGTATGTGCAAATATACCTTTGACGAAACAAATAAACAATTCTTAAAAATGAAAATTACCATTACAGGATCACTAGGGAATATCAGTAAGCCGCTTGCTGAAAAATTAATTAAAAACGGTCACGAGGTTACGATAATAAGTAATGACGAGAAGAAGATAGGTGCTATTGAAGCCTTAGGAGCAAAAGCGGCAATAGGTTCTGTTTCAGATGTTCAGTTTCTAACAAAAAGTTTTACAGGCGCCGATGCCGTTTACACGATGGTACCGCCAAACTGGGGAGTAGCAAATTACCGAGAATATATTAATCAAACAGGTAAAAATTATTTTGAAGCGATTAAACACTCTCACATAAAACGGGTCGTAAACTTAAGCAGCATTGGGGCGCATTTAAGTGAAGGTACAGGCCCGATAGCCGGACTGTATGACGTGGAACAAACGTTTAGTAAATTGGAACACGTCTCTGTAAAACATTTACGAGCGGGGATCTTCTACATTAATTTCTTTTTTGATATACCGCTTATTAAACACATGGGGATTATGGGAAATAACTATGATCAAGGAACAAAGGTAGTGATGGTGCATCCAAGAGACATAGCAGTGGTAGCAGCGGAAGAACTGCAAAATTCATTTAATGGTAATAGTCACCGTTACGTTACGAGTGACGAACGTAAGGTATCAGAAATTGTAAAGGAACTTGGCGTCTCTATTGGAAAACCTGAATTACCCTGGGTGCAATTTTCGGATGAAGAGACACTTGCAGGAATGACCAGCGCAGGAATGTCACCGGCTATTGCTGCTACGTATGTAGAAATGGGTAATGCGATAAACAGCGGAAAATTATTTGAAGATTTCAATAAGAATAAACCTGCGGTTTGGGGCGCAACAAAATTTGCCGACTTTTTGAATGAGTTTGCTCACGTTTATAATTCACAAAATTCATCATCATTGGTATAAAGTTAAACTTGTATCGAACCTAAAAATAAAAAACATGTTAGATCACGTTATTATTACAGTAAGCAATTTCAAAATTTCAACAACCTTTTACACGCTTGCGTTTAAGGCGCTAGGGCTAAAACTAAGTATGGAGTACAAAGGAGAAGGTCAACACCCTGATCTCAATGGTTTCGGGAATGCATCAAGTGCCTTTTTTTGGTTGAAAGAAGGAAAGGCCGATTCCAACTCCGTACACATTGGACTGGTGGCAAAAAACCATGCAGAGGTTGATGCTTTTTACAAGGCGGCTATAGCGGCAGGAGCAAAAGTTATACATGCTCCAAGAATTTTCCCGGAATACTATCCTGGTTATTACGCAACGTGGGTACTTGATCCGGACGGTTATGAAATCGAAGTTGTAAATAAAAGCTAACCAATTTTCCTTTTGAAACGAACTTTCGGCATCTAGATATTTTGATAGCTTCTTGAATTTTGCCTTTATGGCAGTAAAGAAAAACTAAAAATGGCTTGTAAATCCCTTGGTAAAAGATTCGGAATGTTGCCCCTCTTTTGCAGTAAAGAGAGACGGAACATTTTCTTTTTTATACATTAGATACTTTAACGTACAAGTCCCAAATCCAGGCAAGAAGCCTCGCGTCTTCTAGCAAACGTTCGAAATTTGTATCGGAGGGGCTACCAAAGGAAACCCTGTCTGAGGTTAATTCCTGCTTTTTACCCTGTTCGTTCTCTTCAAGCGCTTAATTTTTTTTTGCTGTGTTCATCTTTATGGTTTTAAAATTTTGTGTACGCTGTGTATCATTCGTTGTGCCACGAATGTATTGTCAGAGAGGAATTTCAGGGCAAATGGCTTCTTTTGGCTTTTGGCAATGAGGGTTTCGGACTTTGTGTCCGTTAAGTCACAGATTTTGCGTTGGCTTATAAATCGTTAACTTTGCCGGGATGAGTATAGTAAGCAGCTTTCAGGTATTTCTTAATGAAGTTGTTCCGTTGTCAGACGTGGAGCTTTCTCAAACTATGAAATACTTTAAGAGTGTGACTCTTCAAAAAGGAGAGTTCTTCGTGCAGGCGGGATCGACCTGTTCGCGGGCGGCATTTATAGGTACAGGGATTTTGCGCACCTTTTATATGAATGAAAAAGGAGAAGATACAAGCTACTGCTTTTGTACTGAAAATAAGTTAACTACCTCTTTTAAAAGTTTTGTATCTCAAACCGAGTCATCCCTTTCAATACAGGCTTTAGAAAAATCTGAGCTCCTTGAGATTAACTATAGCGACCTTCAGGAGCTATACGCTACTATACCAGCATGGCAAGCTATTGGTCGTATTCTTGTTGAAAAAGAATTCCTTGTCATGGAAAAGTATGCATCTACCCTGAACAGAGAAACTGCAAAGGAGAAATACCTTCGCTTGCTAAGTGATCAACCGTCTATCATTCGTCGCGCATCTCTCCAGCACATTGCATCTTACCTTGGCGTATCCCGTGAAACACTTAGCAGGATCAGAAATCAGGCAGCTACTTCTATTTTGTGACATTTGTCAAATAGCTTTCATTTGATGCATTCTAATTTTACGGGTAAAAACTACTATGGAATTCGCATTTATTATTTCAATCGTTTTACTGATCCTTTTTGCCTTATTAGGTTTATATGATGGATTTTACCTGCACATATTTAAATACCGTCTGTATGAAAATCCTGCAAGTCGAAAAGAACATTTAACGCATACCATCAGGGGAGCATTATTTCCTGGTATTCTTTATTTTCTTTATTTAAGACAAGACTGCGCTGCTTGTTTTTATATTGGGATGGCTTTTGTACTGGCCGATATTATCACATTGGTTTTTGATGCTTACCTTGAAAAAGATAGCCGCGATTTTATGGGTGGCCTGCCAAGATGGGAGTACATAATTCATTTATTCGTGAATGGATTTCATTTTGCTTCCATAGCAGTTTTGCTGATCATTAAGTTAAACGTGACGGAGCACAGCATAGAGCTCCGTTCTGATTTTTCTTCAGTTGGTAATTATCCTGCTTTTGTGTGGTTGGTTA is a genomic window of Sphingobacteriaceae bacterium containing:
- a CDS encoding transcriptional regulator, whose product is MTKIKESSTLNYNKGISATLCPITYVMNKIGGHWKTIILYYLIDSPKRYSELKRTIPAITEKMLVQHLKQLQEDNLIVKKVEQIMPPITIYSLTPSGKKLGPVLMAMADWAVKDSKSFKRLKMA
- a CDS encoding NAD-dependent dehydratase yields the protein MKITITGSLGNISKPLAEKLIKNGHEVTIISNDEKKIGAIEALGAKAAIGSVSDVQFLTKSFTGADAVYTMVPPNWGVANYREYINQTGKNYFEAIKHSHIKRVVNLSSIGAHLSEGTGPIAGLYDVEQTFSKLEHVSVKHLRAGIFYINFFFDIPLIKHMGIMGNNYDQGTKVVMVHPRDIAVVAAEELQNSFNGNSHRYVTSDERKVSEIVKELGVSIGKPELPWVQFSDEETLAGMTSAGMSPAIAATYVEMGNAINSGKLFEDFNKNKPAVWGATKFADFLNEFAHVYNSQNSSSLV
- a CDS encoding extradiol dioxygenase, whose translation is MLDHVIITVSNFKISTTFYTLAFKALGLKLSMEYKGEGQHPDLNGFGNASSAFFWLKEGKADSNSVHIGLVAKNHAEVDAFYKAAIAAGAKVIHAPRIFPEYYPGYYATWVLDPDGYEIEVVNKS
- a CDS encoding cyclic nucleotide-binding protein — translated: MSIVSSFQVFLNEVVPLSDVELSQTMKYFKSVTLQKGEFFVQAGSTCSRAAFIGTGILRTFYMNEKGEDTSYCFCTENKLTTSFKSFVSQTESSLSIQALEKSELLEINYSDLQELYATIPAWQAIGRILVEKEFLVMEKYASTLNRETAKEKYLRLLSDQPSIIRRASLQHIASYLGVSRETLSRIRNQAATSIL